The Nonlabens sp. Hel1_33_55 genome contains the following window.
TGCTGATTATGAAATGGACGTGCGTCTAGATGATGTTAACCATCATTTATATGGTTATGAAACCATCACATATACTAACAAATCTCCAGATGTACTTTCCTACTTATGGGTGCAGTTGGATCAAAACATGCGTGCAAAGGACAGTAAAACACCTATGATTGAAGGTGGAAGAATTGATCCTTATGCAACCGCTGCTGGATTTACCGGTAGTTTCTTAGAGCAACCATTTGATGGTGGATTTAATATTACCAAAGTTCTTGACAGTAAAGGAAACCCATTGAAATACACCATCAATCAAACGATGATGCGTGTGGAATTACCTTCAAAGCTAGAGTCTGGAAAATCTTTTGAATTTGACATTGAATGGGATTACAACATCAATGATCACGTGAATGGTCGTGGTCGTAGTGGTTATGAGCAAACCCCAGACGGTAACCGCTCTTATGTAATCGCACAGTTCTATCCACGTATGGCCGTTTATAATGACGTTGAAGGATGGCAAAACAGCCAGTTCTGGGGACGTGATGAATTTGCATTGCCATTCGGTTCTTTTGAAGTGAACATAACCGTTCCTTCTGACCACTGGTTAGACGGTACTGGTAAATTGACAAACCGCAAGGATGTCTATACTAAAGAAGAAATGAATCGCTATGAAAGAGCGACTAAATCATACGACAAGCCAGTAATTATAAGAACACAAGCTGAAGCTGAAAAAATGGCTCAAGGAAGTGCTGAAACAGCTCAAGGAACTAAAACTTGGAAACTGGAAGCAGACTTCGTTCGTGATTTCGGTTGGACATCTTCTAGAAGATATATCGCAGATGCGATGGCAGTAAAAGTTGGCAAAAGCGATGTAATGGCTGTTTCTATCTATCCGCCAGAAGGGAATCCACTTTGGGAGCAATGGTCAACTTATGCGGTTGCACAAACATTGGAATCCTACTCAAGAATGACATTTGATTATCCTTACCATAAGGCAATTTCAGTTCACGCAAAAAATCAAGGGATGGAGTACCCAATGATTTGTTGGAATTATGGACGTCCAGAAGAAGATGGTTCTTATTCTGACCGTGTGAAGTACGGAATGATTTCCGTTATTATTCACGAGGTAGGACACAACTATTTCCCGATGATTGTTAACTCTGACGAGCGCCAATGGACGTGGATGGATGAAGGTTTGAACACTTTTGTACAATATGTAGCAGAGCAGGATTTTGGAGAAAATTACCCAGAAGCCTTGAAAGGTGATACAGATCTTGATGCTTACCCATCACGTCGTGGACCAGCAGCAGCGATTGTACCTTATATGGGCGGCGATCAACGTTACATTGCACCAATTATGACTAAGGGTTTAAATACCTATCAGTTTGGTTCTAACGCTTACGCGAAACCTGCTACAGGTTTAAACATTTTGCGTGAAACGATCATGGGAAGAGAATTGTTTGATTATTCCTTCCGTGAGTATTCCAACAGATGGATGTTCAAGCACCCAACACCAGAAGATTTTTTCCGTACGATGGAAGATGCTAGTGCTGTGGATCTAGACTGGTTCTGGAGAGGTTGGTTCTACTCCACCCAATATACTGACATGGCTATAGGTGATGTAGAGCAATTCTATGTTTCCAATGAAGTTAATGCAGAGATGAAAGAACTTGCTGCAGAGCGTAATATTCCTCTAGAGCGATTCAAAGGTTTGGTTTTCATGGTTAAGAAAGACTCTGAAGATTACAAAGCAGAAATGGACGGTCAAGATCCTAAGGAAGATGCGGTAGCATTGAAAGAATACTTAATGGATAACTTCACACCTGAAGAAAGAGCACAGCTCAAAAACCCTAAGTATTTCTACCAAATCACCGTGGACAAACCAGGCGGATTGGTAATGCCTATCATCTTAGAATACACCTATGCTGATGGAACGACTGAAAAAGTAACGCACCCAGCAGAAATTTGGAGATACAATGACAAGCAAGTCACGTTGTCCAAAGGTTCTACTAAGGAGATTACAAAAATCGCCATCGATCCAGATCTTGAAACAGCAGATATAGACGTGTCCAACAATGTATGGCCACAAGAAGCTACTGTAGATAAGTTTGAAGAAATGAAGAATTAGTAAAGTTTCTTTGTAAATAAATACAAAGCCAGATTCACAATGAATCTGGCTTTTTTATGTTTGTATACTATGCGTGAGTCTTATTCCTATTTTTTGCTGGCTTTATTATGCTTAGGATTAACGTCCTGTGATGACGGTACAGACATGGACAATGATCTGGTAGAAATATTGGAACCTATTGATGATTTAGTGCGATTGCACCAGATCAGGATTGAGGACTCAAATCAGACGATTATACAGGATATCAATATCGAGTATGGCACCGATTCTTTAATTACTCAGATTAGATTTTCAGGAATGCAGGATGCTGTTTTTACAATGGAGTATGCCATTAATGATCGACTTGTAGCATTTGAAAAGTTGGAAAATGGACAAACTACCAGCAACAGTCTAGAATATTCAAACAACACTATTTTAGTACGAACAACACTGCCTGATATGACGGTTGAAGAACGAGAGTTGGTCATTGATTTTCAAAACCGCATCAATTTAGTTAGAAGCTATCAACTTAATAATGATGGTTCTAGGTCAATAGTAGATCAGACCCAATACGTATATACCCAAAACTTTAATGTGGAGCGCGTTAATAATTTGTCAGCAAGTGGTAATAGGGTAGAGTCATCTATAGAGCTTACCTATTTCTTCAATAACAATCCGTTTAGGGATATGAACGATGTTATCAGGTTTCTCATATTTAATGATTTCGTTCCATATACAAGATATCTTCCATCCACACTGGAAGAGCGAATCAACTCTAACGGACCACCAATAGATAGCCGATTCGTATCTTTTGAATACACCTTGCAAGAAGATGACTTTCCAAGTTCTCGAATG
Protein-coding sequences here:
- a CDS encoding M1 family metallopeptidase produces the protein MKAIKFLFMSMMLISFGAFAQDAPAEEKAPEHYNENKFRQMYQEFSTPNEYRSASGAPGPAYYQQRADYEMDVRLDDVNHHLYGYETITYTNKSPDVLSYLWVQLDQNMRAKDSKTPMIEGGRIDPYATAAGFTGSFLEQPFDGGFNITKVLDSKGNPLKYTINQTMMRVELPSKLESGKSFEFDIEWDYNINDHVNGRGRSGYEQTPDGNRSYVIAQFYPRMAVYNDVEGWQNSQFWGRDEFALPFGSFEVNITVPSDHWLDGTGKLTNRKDVYTKEEMNRYERATKSYDKPVIIRTQAEAEKMAQGSAETAQGTKTWKLEADFVRDFGWTSSRRYIADAMAVKVGKSDVMAVSIYPPEGNPLWEQWSTYAVAQTLESYSRMTFDYPYHKAISVHAKNQGMEYPMICWNYGRPEEDGSYSDRVKYGMISVIIHEVGHNYFPMIVNSDERQWTWMDEGLNTFVQYVAEQDFGENYPEALKGDTDLDAYPSRRGPAAAIVPYMGGDQRYIAPIMTKGLNTYQFGSNAYAKPATGLNILRETIMGRELFDYSFREYSNRWMFKHPTPEDFFRTMEDASAVDLDWFWRGWFYSTQYTDMAIGDVEQFYVSNEVNAEMKELAAERNIPLERFKGLVFMVKKDSEDYKAEMDGQDPKEDAVALKEYLMDNFTPEERAQLKNPKYFYQITVDKPGGLVMPIILEYTYADGTTEKVTHPAEIWRYNDKQVTLSKGSTKEITKIAIDPDLETADIDVSNNVWPQEATVDKFEEMKN